Below is a genomic region from Microbacterium esteraromaticum.
CTCGATGCGGGGTGCGCCGCAGCCGATCTGGCCGAAGCGATCCGGGATGTGCTGGAGCTTCCCGACGACGAGTACCGGAGACTGGGCACGTCCATGCGCCGCGAGTGGGCGGAGAACTGGAACGGCGACGTCGTCTTCGGCGACTTCGCCGACGAACTGATCGAGCTCATGGACGCGGACGGATGACTCCGCCGGCCCTCATGGCACGCGCCCCGCGCGCGACGGCGGCATCGCGTCATGTCGGGGTCAGCGCCTGCGCACTCCTCATGCTCGTCACCGGGCTGTCGCTGCTTCTCGTCGGGGTGAGCACCTGGCACCTCGCGACACTCGTGGCGGCTCTCTTCATCAGCTACGGCGGAGCCTGGGCGTGGTGCGCGGCGGACTTCGCACGGCGCTACGTGCTCGCCGTCTTCCTCGCCCCGTTCGGGCTGTTCCTTCTCGCGAGAATCGGCACCTACCTGCTGGTGGACGGCAGCCAGCTGCGTCTGGGGATCCTCGGGACGAACTTCACCGACGAACTGCTGGTCGGACAGATGCTCGCTGTGCTGACGACGAGTCTGATCGCGCTCATCGCCGGGGCGTCGCTGCTCAGCGCGGGTGGGAAACGGGGATCCGATGCACGCAGCCGGCGTCCCGCGCCGGCGAGAGTGCGAGTGGTGGCGCTGACGATCTTCTACGTCGCGATCCCGTTCGTCGCGCTCCAGGCGCTGCTTCTGGCGAGAAGCGGGCAGACGTCCGGGTTCTACGAAGCACGCCTCGCCGTCGGACTCATGCCCGCTCCTCTCGAGTTCGTCGCCGAGATGGCGACTCCCGCCTTCTTCGCATATCTGGCATCCGTCCCCGCCCGCCGCCCGGCGATCTTCCACTCGCTCGTCTACCTCGGGGTGATGGGATTCACACTGATCACATGGCAGCGGTCGTCCTTCGTGCTCGGACTTCTGCTCGTGGGCCTGTACTGGCTCCACCGCCACCTCACGGCCCCGAAGGGCGAGCGCTGGGTGACGCTCAGGTACGGGCTGATCGCCGCCATCGGCGGCGTGGCGCTGATGGGCCTGCTCGCGTTGCTCAACACACTGCGCGGTCGCACACGCGCACTGGGCCTGCCCGGAGGCCCGGCGGTCGACTTCCTCTTCGACCAGGGCGTCAGTGTCAATGTCATCGGCTACGCGATCCGATACGAGGGCACGCTCCCGCATGATCGGCTCTACTCCTTCGGCCAGATCATCGAATCGATCCAGGCCTATCTGCTCCCGGTGTTCGGAGGTCGGGGCGTCGGCAGCGGACAGACGATCGAGCGAGCGGCCGAGGGGCACCAGCTGTCCCATGCCATCAGCTACCTGGCCCTTGGCGACGACTATCTCCGGGGCAGCGGCTACGGCTCGAGCTTCGTGGCGGAGCTGCTCGTCGACGGCGGGATCCTCGCGGTCGTGCTCGGCTCGATGGCCATGGGAGCGATGCTCATGGCTGCACCGCGTCTGCTCAACGGTCCGTACTTCGTGCGGCTCTTCGTGCTGGCCCTCCTCTACGGCGTGATGTTCGCTCCCCGGGGCGGTTTCACGCAGTTCATCGTCCAGGCTCTCGGCACCGCATTCCTCGCGGTGTACGCGATGATCGCGGCCACGTTGGTCGTCACGAGGCACCCCGACAACCGGGAAGCGGTGGCGACGAGATGAGCGTGATGGGCGTGATGCGCGGCATCGCATCGGTGCTCACGGGGAACCTCGCCGTTCTCGCGTTCAACGCCGTGCTGATATTCGGGCTCCCCCTGTTCCTCTCTCCCACGGAGTACGGGTACTGGCAGCTCTTCCAGCTGTACACGCTCGTGCTGGGCTACGTGACGTTCGGCGTGACCGACGGAGTGCAGCTGCGCTATGCGGGGAGGCAGTACGGCGAACTGGATCATCCTCTCTTCCGGACGGAGTTCTGGCTGTACCTCGGCGTCGTCTTCGTCGCCAACCTGGGGATCGCCGCTGCGTTCATCGCGCTCGCGCCCGACCATCTGCGGGCTCAGATCATGGTCTACGCCTGCGTGGGCGCCGTGCTCTTCGTGCCCCGGACGCTGCTGACCATGACCCTTCAGGCGACCTTCCGGATGACGGCCTACGCGACGATCACAGCCGTCGAGCGCCTGATCGTGGTCGTGCTGACGTTCGCCCTCGTCCTCGGCGGCGTGCGCGACATCATCCCTCTGCTCCAGGCCGACATCGCGGGGAAGGCGACCGCGCTCGTCCTCGCCGTCATCGTGGCGCGCTCGAGCGTGTGGGGCCGACTCGCGTCGGCTCGGCGGGGATGGGCGGAGCTGGTCGGGAACGGACGTGCGGGAACGAGCGTGCTGATCGCGAATCTGTCGGCCATGCTGGTGCCCAGCATCGCGCGCTGGATGATCGAAGCCGAATGGTCGGTCGCGGTGTTCGGCTCGGTGTCGCTGGCGTTCAACACGGCGAACATCGTGCTGGTGGCGGTGACGTCTGTGGCCGTCGTGGTGTTCCCCTGGCTGCGTCTGCTGGATGCATCTCGCCTTCGCGATGTGTATGTCGCCGCGCGACCGATCATCATGTCGACGATGCTCTCACTGCTGCTGTTCTGCATACCGCTGATGGCACTCGCATCGTGGGCGCTGCCCGACTACCGCGACGGACTGCGGTTCCTGGCTCTGATGTTCCCGGTGTTCGTCTACGAGGCCCAGCTGCGGCTGATCGGAACGAACTACCTGAAGGCCATGCGGTACGAGAAGGCGCTCATGGCGCACAATCTCATCGGCGTCGCGACGGTGTTCGTCCTGGCCGTCGTCGCCGCATTCGCGATGCGCAGTCTCGAGCTCGTGGTCATATCGGTGTTCATCGTGACGCTTCTGCGCGCATCACTCGTCGAGGCGAAGGTGCGACGGGTCTTCGGCCTCCGATGGTCGGCCCTCTCCCTGGCCGAGCTCGGCGTCGTGGCCGTGTTCATGGCGTCGGCCTGGTGGCTCGAGCCGCTGCCCGCCCTCGGATGCGTGGCGCTGGCCCTGTGCGGCTACTGGACCTTCGCAGCGCGGCCATTCGCGCACGGGGTTCGCTCGGTCCGGCAGATGATGCGCGCATCGAGTGCTCGACCCGTCCACGGACGAGCCGGGTGACGCTGCACGACGGACGGCGGGGGCCGCACGCCAGCGGCGGCGCTCGCGTCGACCGAGTCCGATGATCATGCCGGCCGTCAGCGCCCCGGCCGCCGTGCCGAGAGTGTTGGCGATCACGTCGGACAGTGCCGTGACGCGGCTGGGCAGCAGCAGCTGGACGAGTTCGATGGTCGCGCTCGTCGAGCAGCCCAGCAGCACGATGGTCCAGAGGCCGGCGCCCGGCCACGACAGAGACAGCAGCAGCCCCAACGGCACGAACAGGACGATGTTCGCGACGAACTCGAAGATCGCGTAGCTGATCTCGACGGTCATCCCGGAGAGCCGGCTGACCTCGTGTGCGATCTCGAAGA
It encodes:
- a CDS encoding lipopolysaccharide biosynthesis protein translates to MMRGIASVLTGNLAVLAFNAVLIFGLPLFLSPTEYGYWQLFQLYTLVLGYVTFGVTDGVQLRYAGRQYGELDHPLFRTEFWLYLGVVFVANLGIAAAFIALAPDHLRAQIMVYACVGAVLFVPRTLLTMTLQATFRMTAYATITAVERLIVVVLTFALVLGGVRDIIPLLQADIAGKATALVLAVIVARSSVWGRLASARRGWAELVGNGRAGTSVLIANLSAMLVPSIARWMIEAEWSVAVFGSVSLAFNTANIVLVAVTSVAVVVFPWLRLLDASRLRDVYVAARPIIMSTMLSLLLFCIPLMALASWALPDYRDGLRFLALMFPVFVYEAQLRLIGTNYLKAMRYEKALMAHNLIGVATVFVLAVVAAFAMRSLELVVISVFIVTLLRASLVEAKVRRVFGLRWSALSLAELGVVAVFMASAWWLEPLPALGCVALALCGYWTFAARPFAHGVRSVRQMMRASSARPVHGRAG
- a CDS encoding O-antigen polysaccharide polymerase Wzy family protein, whose protein sequence is MTPPALMARAPRATAASRHVGVSACALLMLVTGLSLLLVGVSTWHLATLVAALFISYGGAWAWCAADFARRYVLAVFLAPFGLFLLARIGTYLLVDGSQLRLGILGTNFTDELLVGQMLAVLTTSLIALIAGASLLSAGGKRGSDARSRRPAPARVRVVALTIFYVAIPFVALQALLLARSGQTSGFYEARLAVGLMPAPLEFVAEMATPAFFAYLASVPARRPAIFHSLVYLGVMGFTLITWQRSSFVLGLLLVGLYWLHRHLTAPKGERWVTLRYGLIAAIGGVALMGLLALLNTLRGRTRALGLPGGPAVDFLFDQGVSVNVIGYAIRYEGTLPHDRLYSFGQIIESIQAYLLPVFGGRGVGSGQTIERAAEGHQLSHAISYLALGDDYLRGSGYGSSFVAELLVDGGILAVVLGSMAMGAMLMAAPRLLNGPYFVRLFVLALLYGVMFAPRGGFTQFIVQALGTAFLAVYAMIAATLVVTRHPDNREAVATR